A portion of the uncultured Draconibacterium sp. genome contains these proteins:
- a CDS encoding VCBS repeat-containing protein, which yields MVKNVITAIVVFGLFFSCINKTGKRQSDDTLFQLVPPTKSGVDFVNSVKDGKDFNIFTYRNFYNGGGVGIADINNDGLSDIYMIGNMGENKLYLNQGNFTFKDITDQAGVSGKRAWSTGVAMVDVNQDGLLDIYVCNAGNVEGDDHKNELFINNGDLTFTDKAADFNLDDGGYTTHAAFFDYDRDGDLDVYILNNSFIPVNSLGYSNRRMLRSDEWSLPDEYRGGGDKLMRNDDGKFVDVSEEAGIMGSLIAFGMGVTVGDINQDMLPDIYISNDFYECDYMYINQGDGTFKESLRDYIQHLSMSSMGADMADINNDGYADIFVTDMLPEGDERLKNTSEFETYDLVDMKYDLGFYNQYMQNALHLNNADGTLSEIAFYSGSAQTDWSWGALLLDMDNDGYRDIYVSNGIYYDLTDMDFMEFFANKIMEKMKQSGEKEDVENIISQMPSTPIPNYALHNNGDLTFKNKAADWGLDEPSFSNGSAYGDLDNDGDLDLVISNVNQTCLLFRNTTSDKHLNNYISVNLTGNNENVFGIGAAVFVYYNGLILKQEEFPTRGFQSSVDYRLHFGLADQQLADSVVVYWPNGKKQCIKDVAANSMLRLNIMNATTNYSHLPQMPKNKELFEQQQVPFEKHTENAYIDFEQEGLVPHKTSREGPAIVVGDINGDHREDVFIGGASGEAPQLWIQNQHGGFTKKQSNALATDKYFEDTAALLFDADGDGDKDLYVGSGGNDAPSTSEKLVDRLYLNDGNGSFSRAAQALPNMRYNTSVVAENDFDDDGDLDLFVGNLGVSQIYGINPKQYLLENDGNGNYIDVTEAKAFKLMDAGMVTDATWYDIDNDNRTELIVVGEWMAPKIFASNGRRLQELSTGLDSLTGWWNAVSVADLDLDGAADLVLGNRGLNMYYHASNNEPAKMYIHDFDNNGTVEQILTRAVHGKDKPIALKRELTNQIVSLKKTNLTYSDFAKKSIHEILPPGLLENSLVKDTRIFESVVAYNKGNLQFRIDTLPNSIQFSSVNKILISDVDGDNYPDLLLGGNDFDYKPQFGRLDAGFFNLLKGGEQGFEQVRNPGIKGTGMVRSLDEITINKTKHLLIGINDEKAQLYKFK from the coding sequence ATGGTGAAGAATGTTATAACCGCTATTGTCGTATTCGGCCTGTTTTTTTCGTGTATCAACAAAACAGGAAAACGCCAGTCAGATGATACCTTATTTCAGTTAGTGCCTCCAACGAAAAGTGGAGTAGATTTCGTTAATAGTGTAAAAGACGGAAAAGACTTCAACATTTTTACATATCGAAATTTTTATAACGGCGGAGGAGTCGGAATTGCAGATATTAACAACGATGGTCTTTCTGATATTTATATGATTGGAAATATGGGCGAGAATAAACTCTACCTCAACCAGGGCAATTTTACTTTTAAAGATATTACCGATCAGGCCGGAGTTAGCGGCAAACGAGCTTGGTCAACCGGTGTTGCAATGGTCGATGTAAACCAAGACGGATTGCTCGATATATATGTGTGTAATGCCGGAAATGTTGAGGGAGACGACCATAAAAATGAGCTTTTTATTAACAACGGAGATTTGACTTTTACCGATAAAGCTGCAGATTTTAACCTTGATGACGGAGGTTATACAACTCATGCTGCTTTTTTTGATTACGACCGAGACGGCGATCTGGATGTTTACATTCTTAATAACAGTTTCATCCCGGTTAACAGCCTTGGTTATTCAAACCGACGAATGCTTAGGAGCGACGAATGGAGTTTGCCTGATGAATACAGGGGCGGTGGCGATAAACTGATGCGCAACGATGATGGCAAATTTGTGGATGTGAGCGAAGAAGCAGGAATAATGGGTAGCCTTATTGCTTTTGGAATGGGTGTTACTGTTGGCGATATTAACCAGGATATGCTTCCTGATATTTATATCTCGAATGATTTTTACGAGTGCGATTACATGTATATTAACCAGGGCGACGGAACTTTTAAAGAAAGCCTGAGAGATTATATTCAGCATTTAAGTATGTCGTCGATGGGAGCTGATATGGCCGACATTAATAACGATGGATATGCCGATATTTTTGTTACCGATATGCTGCCGGAAGGAGATGAGCGATTAAAAAATACCAGTGAGTTTGAAACGTACGACCTGGTTGATATGAAATACGATCTTGGTTTTTACAATCAATACATGCAAAATGCTTTGCATCTGAATAATGCCGACGGAACTTTGTCTGAAATAGCATTTTACAGTGGTTCGGCACAAACCGATTGGAGTTGGGGCGCTCTCTTGCTTGATATGGATAACGACGGATACCGCGATATTTATGTGTCCAACGGTATTTATTACGATTTGACCGACATGGATTTTATGGAATTTTTTGCCAATAAAATCATGGAAAAAATGAAACAGTCAGGCGAGAAAGAGGACGTTGAAAATATTATCAGCCAAATGCCCAGTACTCCAATACCAAATTATGCTCTTCATAATAATGGCGATTTAACCTTTAAAAATAAGGCCGCTGATTGGGGGCTGGATGAACCTAGCTTTTCTAATGGTTCGGCTTATGGCGATTTGGATAATGATGGAGATCTGGATTTGGTGATTAGTAACGTAAATCAAACCTGCCTTTTGTTTCGGAATACTACCAGCGACAAGCATTTAAATAATTATATTTCAGTAAACTTAACCGGCAATAACGAAAATGTTTTTGGAATTGGTGCGGCAGTTTTTGTGTATTATAATGGTCTTATATTAAAACAAGAGGAGTTTCCAACGCGCGGTTTTCAATCGTCAGTAGATTATCGTTTGCATTTTGGTCTGGCAGATCAACAACTTGCTGATTCTGTAGTGGTTTATTGGCCCAATGGTAAAAAGCAATGCATTAAAGATGTGGCTGCCAATTCGATGTTGAGATTGAATATTATGAATGCAACAACCAATTACAGCCATCTGCCACAAATGCCAAAGAATAAAGAACTTTTTGAGCAACAACAAGTACCCTTTGAAAAGCATACTGAGAATGCGTACATTGATTTTGAACAGGAGGGGCTGGTTCCGCACAAAACATCAAGAGAAGGGCCGGCAATTGTTGTGGGAGACATTAACGGAGATCATCGGGAAGATGTATTTATCGGTGGTGCATCTGGAGAAGCACCACAACTTTGGATACAAAATCAGCACGGAGGTTTTACAAAAAAACAAAGCAATGCATTAGCAACTGATAAGTATTTTGAAGATACTGCAGCATTGCTTTTTGATGCTGATGGCGATGGCGATAAGGATTTGTATGTTGGATCGGGTGGAAACGATGCCCCTTCAACCAGCGAAAAACTTGTGGATCGTTTGTATCTTAACGATGGCAATGGAAGTTTCTCGAGAGCAGCTCAAGCCTTACCAAATATGCGTTATAACACTTCGGTTGTTGCCGAAAACGATTTTGACGACGATGGCGATCTTGATCTTTTTGTGGGTAATCTGGGGGTTTCACAGATTTATGGCATCAACCCAAAACAATATTTACTTGAAAACGATGGCAATGGAAATTATATCGATGTGACAGAAGCAAAAGCTTTCAAGCTTATGGATGCCGGCATGGTAACCGATGCCACCTGGTACGATATAGATAATGATAACAGAACCGAGTTGATTGTGGTTGGTGAGTGGATGGCTCCAAAAATATTTGCTTCAAACGGGCGTCGGTTACAAGAACTTTCAACTGGCCTCGACTCGTTAACCGGATGGTGGAATGCAGTATCGGTGGCCGATTTAGATTTGGATGGTGCTGCTGATTTAGTTTTGGGCAACAGAGGATTAAATATGTACTATCATGCCAGCAACAATGAACCGGCAAAAATGTATATCCATGATTTTGACAATAACGGAACGGTTGAACAGATTCTAACACGCGCTGTGCACGGAAAGGACAAACCCATTGCTTTGAAACGCGAACTCACCAATCAGATCGTATCACTAAAAAAGACAAACCTGACATATTCCGACTTTGCAAAAAAATCGATTCACGAGATTTTACCTCCGGGCTTGTTAGAGAATTCGTTGGTGAAAGATACCCGTATTTTTGAAAGTGTTGTGGCATATAATAAAGGCAATCTGCAATTTCGCATCGATACTTTACCAAATTCTATTCAATTTTCAAGCGTAAACAAAATTCTGATAAGTGATGTGGATGGCGATAACTACCCAGATCTTTTACTCGGAGGCAATGATTTTGATTATAAACCACAATTTGGACGACTCGATGCCGGATTCTTCAATCTGCTTAAAGGAGGAGAACAGGGGTTTGAGCAAGTGAGAAACCCGGGTATAAAAGGCACCGGAATGGTTCGAAGCCTTGATGAAATAACCATAAACAAAACTAAACACCTGCTAATTGGCATCAACGATGAAAAAGCACAGTTATATAAATTCAAATAA
- a CDS encoding RagB/SusD family nutrient uptake outer membrane protein, with protein MKNILKFLAVFIAITVMGIGCTDLDETLEDRLTKDQVTAANVSDLLTELYKTLNDVDGSGADIVFEHTTDILIAPTRGGDWDDNGAWRALHQHKWDSEHSGIGNRYQTYTAGLFSAIDLLQYETSAQQEAEARFIRALYVFWITDGWGQVPMRDPGAALSEDPYVLSGAEAIDFVISECESIMSSLPANDNPWVATQAAAHALLAKAYLSRDVFSSDRQSFSFSSDNMSSVISNCDAIINSGNFALESDYFMNFSVDNENSNEIIFSARNTRGIESGGVQGRYYSTLHYNQKPSGWNGFTTLADFYETFEENDVRRSGEVAAVKAASGLDAGLLYGQQYDENGTALEDRAGNPLFFTKESPIISSGTTLETSGIRIMKYTPDYDNVDSPENDLVHFRYADILLMKAEALLRTGDSAGALVIVNQLRSVRNASELASINEDVLLAERARELYDENWRRNDLIRFGKYLDSWDQKEASDAKYLLFPFSASQIASNPNLVQNPGY; from the coding sequence ATGAAAAATATATTAAAATTTTTAGCCGTTTTTATCGCGATCACTGTAATGGGTATCGGCTGTACTGACTTAGACGAAACTCTGGAAGATCGCTTGACAAAAGATCAGGTAACAGCAGCTAATGTTTCTGATTTATTGACAGAACTTTACAAAACTCTTAATGATGTTGATGGTTCAGGTGCTGATATCGTTTTTGAACATACAACGGATATATTAATAGCACCAACCCGTGGTGGCGACTGGGACGATAACGGTGCCTGGCGTGCATTACATCAGCATAAATGGGATTCTGAACATTCGGGAATTGGTAACCGCTATCAAACCTATACTGCCGGTTTATTTTCGGCCATCGACTTATTACAGTACGAAACCAGTGCACAGCAGGAAGCCGAAGCACGATTTATACGTGCATTATATGTTTTCTGGATTACCGATGGTTGGGGACAGGTTCCAATGCGCGATCCGGGTGCGGCACTTTCTGAAGATCCTTATGTACTTTCGGGTGCCGAGGCAATCGATTTTGTAATTTCAGAATGTGAATCGATAATGAGCAGCCTGCCTGCAAACGATAACCCATGGGTGGCTACACAAGCCGCAGCACACGCATTATTGGCAAAAGCTTACCTTAGCAGGGATGTATTTTCAAGCGACCGTCAGTCTTTCTCATTTAGCTCAGATAATATGTCGTCAGTAATTTCAAATTGCGATGCCATTATCAATAGCGGTAATTTTGCATTGGAGAGTGACTATTTCATGAACTTTTCTGTTGATAATGAAAATTCAAATGAAATTATCTTTTCGGCACGTAATACACGAGGTATAGAATCTGGCGGTGTTCAGGGCCGTTATTATTCAACACTGCACTATAACCAAAAGCCAAGTGGATGGAATGGTTTTACAACCCTGGCTGATTTTTACGAAACATTTGAAGAAAATGATGTGCGCCGCAGCGGTGAAGTTGCAGCAGTAAAAGCAGCATCAGGTTTAGATGCCGGTTTACTCTACGGTCAACAGTATGATGAGAATGGTACTGCGTTGGAAGACCGTGCAGGTAATCCATTGTTTTTCACAAAAGAGAGCCCGATTATATCATCAGGTACGACATTAGAAACCAGTGGAATACGTATAATGAAATATACTCCTGATTACGACAATGTAGATTCGCCTGAAAATGACCTGGTTCATTTCCGTTATGCTGATATTCTTTTAATGAAAGCAGAAGCATTATTAAGAACAGGCGATAGTGCAGGGGCATTGGTTATTGTAAATCAATTACGTTCGGTGCGTAATGCATCAGAATTGGCATCAATTAATGAAGATGTACTGTTAGCAGAAAGAGCACGTGAGTTATACGATGAGAACTGGAGAAGAAACGACTTAATTCGTTTTGGAAAATATTTGGATTCATGGGATCAGAAAGAAGCTTCGGATGCGAAGTATTTACTCTTCCCGTTTTCGGCATCGCAAATTGCCTCAAATCCAAATTTGGTTCAAAATCCAGGGTATTAA
- a CDS encoding VCBS repeat-containing protein: MKKHSYINSNNIILIVLVAALLNACQSNERQFNLHYPDKTGIDFKNEVHDTKQASILDYLNYYNGGGVAVGDINNDALPDLFFIGNLEKNGLFLNKGNLQFEDITESAGVAGNSDWNTGVVMADVNGDGWLDIYVMAVIGISGFEGHNELYINQQDGTFKEESRKYGLDFDTYSSTAAFFDYDKDGDLDMYLLNQAVHTSKSYGSSSLRFNRKYESGDRLLRNDNGYFNDVSEEAGIFGGIIGYGLGLGIADFNNDGWDDIFVSNDFFENDYYYLNNGDGTFSEKLAEYFGMTSRFSMGNDIADINGDGFMDLITLDMLPEDEKILQASDGDNSMGLERLKQKLGYHPQYSRNMMQLNNAGKSFTEVALQAGIAATDWSWAPLLADYNQDGILDLFVGTGIERRPNDLDYIRFISNDQIQGTLENTNLMDNLALKVMPTGIIHNYIFEGTGFEFKDQSGNWIPIDTLKSNGAVFADLDNDGDPDLVTNNFNAQPVIYENLNHEQNNYLKLNFEYPAQNRFGLGTKVVLYNDGTMQMRQLNVTRGYQSSVDPVVHFGLGKATVVDSLLLIWPDNTFQMVYDINANQTMTVSPESNREVFNWNRLNPEYEKWFEAPDPAKIVQVKHVENNYSDFDREKLIPYMISAEGPALAVGDVNGDKLPDFFMGASKHDTARLFIQNENGFAEKTILAFIDDAVFEDVDAHFVDLDNDDDLDLFVVSAGGEFYGQMPELKDRIYFNDGQGNFTKNEEAIPDYYSNGSVARFCDFDGDGDQDVFVGGRAVSYRFGAMPESYLLINDGKGRFSISDQPEILQAGMVTDAVWYDLNNDEQTDLLVVGEWMSPQFYLNDDGKLTLSSDRITDKPNGLWRAVIPFDVDQDGEIEFLLGNWGTNSKLHASKEFPLRLYYSDFDNNGRTETVLAIENAKKYYPVNTKDQLDEQLGKITAKYENYRDFAGQTMEQIFGKQLLENAELLDVTCLQSGYLDKVGTEYHFISFAKELQVAPINEFLAGDFNNDGKQDVLAAGNFLGVSPYHGRYVANSGIILNGNGNINRGVYCGLNYSQKEIRKLNIIDVGNETYVLAAPNNGALIWNRVRK, from the coding sequence ATGAAAAAGCACAGTTATATAAATTCAAATAATATTATTCTGATCGTTTTAGTGGCGGCGTTACTAAACGCATGTCAGTCAAATGAGCGGCAATTTAATCTGCACTATCCCGATAAAACCGGAATTGATTTTAAAAATGAGGTGCACGATACCAAACAAGCTAGTATCCTTGATTATCTGAACTACTACAATGGTGGAGGTGTTGCTGTTGGCGACATTAACAATGATGCACTTCCTGATCTGTTTTTTATTGGCAACCTCGAAAAAAACGGGCTTTTTTTGAATAAAGGAAACCTGCAGTTTGAAGATATTACCGAAAGTGCCGGTGTGGCCGGTAACTCCGATTGGAACACCGGAGTTGTTATGGCCGATGTGAATGGAGACGGGTGGCTCGATATTTATGTGATGGCTGTAATCGGAATATCAGGATTTGAAGGTCATAACGAGTTGTATATCAATCAGCAGGATGGAACGTTTAAAGAAGAAAGTCGGAAATACGGTCTTGATTTTGACACCTATTCTTCAACAGCTGCTTTTTTTGATTACGATAAAGATGGCGACCTGGATATGTACTTGTTGAATCAGGCCGTACACACATCAAAATCTTACGGGTCTTCATCGCTTCGTTTTAACCGAAAATACGAGTCGGGCGACAGGCTTTTGCGCAACGATAACGGTTATTTTAACGATGTGAGTGAAGAAGCAGGAATATTTGGCGGAATTATAGGTTATGGCCTTGGACTGGGAATTGCTGATTTTAATAACGACGGCTGGGACGACATTTTTGTGAGCAACGATTTTTTTGAAAACGATTATTACTACCTCAATAACGGCGACGGAACATTCTCGGAAAAACTGGCCGAATACTTTGGAATGACCAGCCGTTTTTCAATGGGGAACGATATTGCAGACATTAACGGCGACGGTTTTATGGATTTGATTACACTGGATATGTTACCCGAAGATGAAAAAATACTACAGGCTTCAGACGGAGATAACAGCATGGGATTGGAACGGCTCAAGCAAAAGTTAGGATATCATCCACAGTATTCGCGTAATATGATGCAACTGAACAATGCCGGAAAATCATTTACCGAAGTGGCCTTGCAGGCCGGAATTGCAGCTACCGACTGGAGCTGGGCACCTTTATTGGCTGACTATAACCAGGATGGAATACTCGATCTTTTTGTGGGAACCGGTATCGAACGTCGTCCGAATGATTTGGATTACATCCGCTTTATTTCGAACGATCAGATTCAGGGAACGCTTGAAAATACAAACCTGATGGATAATCTGGCATTAAAAGTTATGCCAACCGGAATTATCCATAATTACATTTTCGAAGGAACGGGATTTGAATTTAAAGATCAATCAGGGAATTGGATTCCGATAGATACACTAAAAAGTAACGGGGCAGTTTTTGCCGATCTTGATAACGATGGTGATCCCGATTTGGTTACCAATAATTTTAATGCGCAACCGGTTATTTACGAAAACCTGAACCATGAGCAAAATAATTACCTGAAATTAAATTTTGAATACCCGGCACAAAACCGTTTTGGGCTTGGAACAAAAGTGGTTTTATACAATGATGGGACAATGCAAATGCGCCAGTTGAACGTAACGCGTGGTTATCAATCGTCAGTTGATCCGGTTGTGCATTTTGGCTTAGGAAAAGCCACTGTTGTAGATTCTTTGCTACTTATTTGGCCCGATAATACATTTCAAATGGTATACGATATAAATGCCAATCAAACGATGACCGTTAGTCCCGAAAGTAATAGAGAGGTTTTTAACTGGAATCGTTTAAATCCGGAATATGAGAAGTGGTTTGAGGCACCCGACCCGGCGAAAATCGTACAAGTGAAACATGTAGAAAACAACTATTCAGATTTTGACCGTGAGAAGCTTATTCCTTATATGATTTCGGCCGAAGGCCCTGCATTGGCAGTAGGAGATGTAAATGGAGACAAACTTCCCGATTTTTTTATGGGGGCTTCAAAACATGATACGGCTCGCCTGTTTATTCAAAACGAAAATGGTTTTGCTGAAAAAACAATTTTGGCGTTTATTGATGATGCGGTTTTTGAAGATGTTGACGCTCATTTTGTCGATCTGGATAACGATGACGATTTGGATTTGTTTGTCGTTTCTGCCGGTGGTGAGTTTTATGGGCAAATGCCTGAATTAAAAGACCGCATTTACTTTAACGATGGTCAAGGCAATTTTACCAAAAACGAAGAAGCAATTCCCGATTATTATTCGAATGGATCGGTTGCACGGTTTTGCGATTTTGATGGCGATGGTGATCAGGATGTTTTTGTTGGAGGTCGCGCCGTTTCGTACCGGTTTGGAGCAATGCCTGAATCATATCTGCTTATTAATGATGGAAAAGGTCGGTTCAGTATCAGTGACCAGCCTGAAATTTTACAGGCCGGAATGGTAACAGATGCTGTTTGGTACGATTTGAATAACGATGAGCAGACTGATTTGTTGGTGGTGGGCGAGTGGATGAGTCCGCAATTTTATTTAAATGATGACGGAAAACTAACTCTCAGCTCGGATAGAATTACAGATAAACCGAATGGACTTTGGCGCGCAGTTATTCCATTTGATGTAGATCAGGATGGCGAGATTGAATTTTTACTCGGAAACTGGGGAACGAATTCCAAACTTCATGCTTCAAAAGAATTTCCTCTTCGTTTGTATTACTCAGATTTTGATAATAACGGCCGCACAGAAACAGTATTGGCGATAGAAAATGCCAAAAAATATTATCCGGTTAATACAAAAGACCAACTAGATGAGCAACTCGGAAAAATTACTGCCAAATACGAAAATTACCGTGATTTTGCCGGACAAACGATGGAACAGATTTTTGGAAAGCAGCTGCTTGAAAATGCCGAACTACTGGATGTAACATGTTTACAATCCGGTTATTTGGATAAGGTAGGTACTGAGTATCATTTTATTTCTTTTGCCAAGGAGTTGCAAGTTGCGCCAATCAATGAATTTCTGGCCGGCGATTTTAACAATGACGGAAAACAGGATGTACTGGCGGCTGGTAATTTCCTTGGTGTTTCACCGTATCACGGGCGTTATGTTGCCAACTCCGGAATAATATTAAACGGCAACGGAAATATTAATAGAGGTGTTTACTGTGGACTGAATTATTCGCAGAAAGAAATTAGAAAACTGAACATTATTGATGTTGGCAACGAAACTTATGTGTTGGCAGCTCCCAACAATGGAGCATTAATCTGGAATAGAGTGAGGAAGTAG